In the genome of Dermacentor andersoni chromosome 3, qqDerAnde1_hic_scaffold, whole genome shotgun sequence, one region contains:
- the LOC129386239 gene encoding neprilysin-1-like has protein sequence MHGYDVEGTMYDASGTQRQWATPEFLANYTEKAICLRESHKAAKKMKARQAVLDDTLDSENLADFAGATITHAAYASLPALQRNLKLPGLNLTAERLFFIGHCAKWCENMYNHSARYAPGRSRCIVPLLNMVEFSDAFGCAPGTPMNPAKKCVFW, from the exons ATGCATGGTTACGACGTAGAAGGGACCATGTACGACGCTTCCGGGACGCAGCGTCAATGGGCAACACCTGAGTTCCTAGCGAATTATACAGAGAAGGCTATCTGCTTGCGGGAATCTCACAAAGCTGCC AAGAAAATGAAAGCCCGGCAGGCTGTGCTTGACGACACCCTCGACTCGGAAAACCTCGCTGACTTCGCGGGTGCCACGATCACGCACGCAGCCTACGCTTCGTTGCCCGCCCTCCAGCGGAATCTGAAGCTTCCGGGCCTCAACCTGACAGCCGAGCGTCTCTTCTTCATCGGCCACTGCGCCAAGTGGTGCGAGAACATGTACAACCATTCAGCACGCTATGCCCCTGGCCGTTCCCGCTGCATTGTGCCACTGTTGAACATGGTCGAGTTCTCGGACGCGTTCGGGTGTGCGCCAGGGACTCCCATGAATCCGGCCAAGAAGTGCGTCTTCTGGTAG